The Arachis hypogaea cultivar Tifrunner chromosome 16, arahy.Tifrunner.gnm2.J5K5, whole genome shotgun sequence genome contains a region encoding:
- the LOC112697812 gene encoding pentatricopeptide repeat-containing protein At2g27800, mitochondrial-like has translation MQSFGGNCLRYHNYFSRNNSIQNLFSFPSSFLQKFPQLMFKGLICQRPQKMCLFHDTQKFEPLLFQITAGHDKFPIIFAPICVNYHCYSTRAPSRSYRKRIRKRLLKSLKPTLDQTKFHLALSQIPPRFTPEELCNVMTLQSDPLVCLELFHWASQQPRFRHDVSTFHVTIKKLGAAKMYQEMDDIVNQLLAVPLIGSEALYNTVIYYFTEARKLSRAVNIFKQMKNSRNSNSRPSIRTYNILFAALLGRGSNTYINYVYMETIRSLFKQMVNDGVEPDIFSLNAMLKGYVLSLHVNDALRIFHQMGVVYNCQPNSFTYDYLIHGLCAQGRTKNAEELCHEMKIKGFIPSSKSYNSLVNALALGGEIEEAVSYLWEMTEKQRSADFITYRTVLDEICRRGSVQEAMSLLRKFQDKDLLDGHAYRKLLYVLEDDYGNSVNRID, from the coding sequence ATGCAATCTTTTGGTGGAAATTGCTTGAGATATCATAATTACTTCAGTAGGAACAACTCGATCCAAAATTTATTCTCTTTCCCAAGCTCATTTCTTCAGAAGTTCCCTCAGCTCATGTTCAAGGGCCTCATCTGTCAGAGACCACAAAAGATGTGTCTTTTTCATGATACCCAGAAATTTGAACCCCTTTTGTTTCAAATCACTGCTGGCCACGATAAATTTCCTATAATATTTGCACCTATTTGCGTCAATTATCATTGTTATTCAACCAGGGCTCCCTCAAGGTCTTATAGAAAAAGGATTCGCAAGAGGTTGTTGAAATCCCTAAAGCCTACTTTAGATCAAACAAAATTTCACTTGGCACTGTCCCAAATTCCACCAAGGTTCACCCCTGAAGAACTGTGCAATGTGATGACTCTTCAAAGTGACCCTTTGGTTTGTTTAGAGCTGTTTCATTGGGCATCTCAGCAGCCAAGGTTCCGGCACGATGTTTCCACTTTTCATGTCACCATAAAGAAGCTTGGTGCTGCAAAGATGTATCAAGAAATGGATGATATTGTGAACCAACTGCTTGCAGTTCCTTTGATCGGTTCAGAGGCACTGTACAACACCGTTATATATTATTTCACTGAGGCCAGGAAGCTGAGTAGAGCTGTGAATATATTTAAGCAAATGAAGAACAGTAGGAATTCAAATTCTAGGCCTTCAATTAGGACTTATAATATTCTATTTGCTGCACTTTTGGGTAGGGGTAGCAACACCTATATAAATTATGTGTATATGGAGACGATTAGAAGTTTGTTCAAGCAAATGGTGAATGACGGTGTAGAGCCAGACATATTTTCGTTAAATGCTATGCTAAAAGGTTATGTCCTTTCTCTCCATGTTAACGATGCGTTGAGGATATTCCATCAGATGGGTGTGGTTTACAATTGCCAGCCAAACTCCTTTACCTATGATTACTTGATTCATGGGTTGTGTGCTCAAGGCCGGACGAAAAATGCAGAAGAATTATGTCATGAGATGAAGATCAAGGGTTTCATCCCAAGTAGCAAATCTTACAATTCACTTGTCAATGCTTTGGCGCTTGGTGGAGAAATTGAGGAGGCAGTAAGTTATCTATGGGAGATGACCGAAAAACAGAGGTCTGCGGATTTTATTACTTATAGGACCGTGCTCGATGAGATTTGCCGACGAGGAAGTGTTCAGGAGGCAATGAGCTTATTGCGCAAGTTTCAGGATAAGGACCTTCTTGACGGGCATGCTTACAGGAAGCTTCTTTATGTGCTTGAAGATGACTATGGGAATTCTGTCAACAGAATTGATTGA